The following are encoded together in the Bradyrhizobium genosp. L genome:
- a CDS encoding DUF3147 family protein, whose amino-acid sequence MTEYVIRFLLGGVVVSAFAILGDVMRPKSFAGLFGAAPSVALATLAIAVYRHGADYAGLQGRAMMAGAIALAVYSVVVCHLLTRTRLRAAAATSLSLVIWLVVAFGLLSLAGGRA is encoded by the coding sequence ATGACCGAATACGTCATCCGTTTTCTCCTCGGCGGCGTGGTCGTATCGGCCTTCGCCATCCTTGGCGACGTGATGCGTCCCAAGAGCTTCGCCGGTCTGTTCGGCGCGGCGCCGTCCGTGGCGCTGGCCACGCTCGCCATCGCCGTCTATCGGCACGGCGCCGATTATGCCGGCCTGCAGGGCCGAGCGATGATGGCAGGCGCAATCGCGCTTGCCGTCTACAGCGTCGTCGTCTGCCATCTCCTCACTCGCACGAGATTGCGCGCCGCGGCCGCAACGTCATTGTCGCTCGTCATTTGGCTGGTCGTTGCCTTCGGGCTCCTGAGCCTCGCCGGAGGCCGGGCATGA
- a CDS encoding phosphatase PAP2 family protein, producing the protein MRTAIGIRASRPRGGRTFPIKVRPTGADVAIARTIARDTAPAPEQIARALTWGADEKVLLVLAAAGWLASRGRSEELRCAGNHALLVTLAASLFPHALKILFDQTRPDRRTVVGHVHGISFSGKREDAFPSGHALHMGALASAAGALPAGPRRVIRALAVGLSLTRIAVLAHWASDVAAGFALGAVLERSLRLWTGYPADAAKQARSQSKLRTEAK; encoded by the coding sequence ATGCGCACTGCCATCGGTATCCGAGCAAGCCGCCCTCGCGGTGGGCGAACCTTTCCGATCAAAGTCCGGCCGACCGGCGCGGACGTCGCGATCGCACGGACGATTGCCCGCGATACCGCGCCCGCTCCCGAGCAGATCGCGCGGGCCTTGACCTGGGGCGCGGACGAGAAGGTCCTGCTCGTTCTCGCCGCGGCCGGATGGCTTGCGTCGCGCGGGCGCAGCGAGGAACTGCGGTGCGCCGGCAACCACGCGCTGCTGGTGACGCTCGCGGCGTCGCTATTTCCACACGCCCTGAAAATCCTGTTCGATCAGACCCGACCCGATCGTCGAACCGTCGTCGGCCATGTCCACGGCATCTCCTTCTCCGGCAAGCGCGAAGATGCTTTTCCATCCGGTCACGCGCTGCACATGGGCGCGCTCGCATCCGCGGCGGGGGCGTTGCCGGCCGGTCCCCGCCGGGTCATCCGGGCGCTTGCGGTCGGGCTCTCGCTAACTCGCATTGCGGTTCTGGCGCACTGGGCGAGCGACGTGGCGGCGGGATTTGCGCTGGGCGCGGTGCTTGAACGGTCACTGCGATTATGGACCGGCTATCCCGCCGACGCTGCAAAGCAGGCCAGGTCGCAATCGAAACTGCGGACCGAAGCGAAATGA